From the Manis pentadactyla isolate mManPen7 chromosome 7, mManPen7.hap1, whole genome shotgun sequence genome, one window contains:
- the CCT8L2 gene encoding LOW QUALITY PROTEIN: T-complex protein 1 subunit theta-like 2 (The sequence of the model RefSeq protein was modified relative to this genomic sequence to represent the inferred CDS: inserted 3 bases in 3 codons; substituted 1 base at 1 genomic stop codon), whose translation MAVTTETKCEEGNKACCCTPVGSMGGQEGAGEGGKERTGRHMKSKGQGASQTSHPSVTSPPALVPRATLCLHRAKICPCYQASEAPGAPFRISARGTCGLRPRQSVPAPRLERLLFRTPAGRPSVASRTDPLRSPRGRCPRRRCRRSSRGLDPAGAGLAAVHGQQGPFGAGATRASGPGESAGRGQASARQPGSGAGAAFGACRRRPRGSKPSTCCGRTICPGCWPARARGVCAPRGRAPAPGAGRPCGQVTGVLEGAGVARFACAFRAARPHAPATALPSSPADLXFEKGSEKLTEEQVASLAVNVALVWGEIDDPALTRAHEHSLMLAQAGSPRDMVXLSGVLGTPLMTYLFPPLKPGKCQKVYQQGLGEDLAVXEWGCPGSPALTMVLRGATTXGLRGAEQAAYHGIDAYFQLRQDPRLLPGAGTTEMALAKSLSEEGTKLEGPNGPAFLAFAQALRSLPETLAENAGLAVSEVMAEMNGAHQAGHFLVGVRVEGIINVTQEEVGGTLLARAQGLGAAAGVALQLMTVDEIVMAKKSPTHQQDLNPDPKKAKERPSPVEKRVLRTNSHILNKMEIAKTQSPLK comes from the exons ATGGCAGTAACCACAGAAACCAAGTGTGAGGAAGGGAATAAAGCATGCTGCTGTACTCCAGTAGGTTCCATGGGAGGACAGGAGGGAGccggagagggagggaaagagagaacaggaaggcaCATGAAATCTAAGGGCCAAGG GGCCTCCCAAACCAGCCATCCTTCTGTCACCTCACCGCCTGCCCTGGTGCCACGTGCCACTCTGTGCCTTCATCGGGCTAAGATCTGCCCCTGCTACCAAGCTTCAGAGGCCCCAGGGGCTCCTTTCCGGATCAGTGCGCGGGGGACCTGCGGACTGCGCCCTCGGCAGAGCGTCCCTGCCCCGCGCCTGGAGCGCCTGCTTTTCCGCACTCCGGCTGGTCGGCCTTCGGTGGCTTCCCGCACCGACCCCTTGCGGAGCCCCAGAGGCCGCTGTCCGCGGCGCCGCTGCCGCCGCTCCTCGCGCGGCCTGGACCCAGCGGGCGCCGGGCTCGCGGCCGTCCATGGGCAGCAGGGCCCCTTCGGCGCTGGAGCTACGCGAGCGTCGGGGCCCGGGGAGTCGGCCGGCAGGGGACAGGCCTCCGCTCGGCAGCCTGGCAGCGGCGCGGGCGCGGCCTTCGGGGCCTGCCGGCGGAGGCCCCGCGGGAGCAAGCCGAGCACCTGCTGCGG GCGCACCATCTGCCCAGGCTGCTGGCCCGCGCGAGCACGTGGGGTGTGCGCCCCGCGAGGACGCGCGCCTGCCCCCGGGGCTGGGAGGCCCTGCGGCCAGGTGACTGGGGTGCTGGAGGGCGCTGGGGTGGCGCGCTTCGCTTGCGCCTTTCGTGCCGCCCGTCCACACGCGCCGGCCACTGCCCTGCCCTCCAGTCCTGCAGACC AATTTGAGAAAGGAAGTGAGAAACTGACGGAAGAGCAAGTAGCCTCGCTGGCCGTCAACGTGGCCTTGGTTTGGGGGGAAATCGACGACCCGGCCCTGACGCGGGCGCATGAGCACAGCCTCATGTTGGCTCAAGCCGGGTCCCCGCGAGATATGGTTTAGCTGAGTGGAGTGCTCGGCACACCTTTGATGACCTATCTGTTTCCTCCCCTGAAGCCGGGGAAGTGCCAGAAAGTGTACCAGCAAGGGCTGGGAGAGGACCTGGCCG GTGAGTGGGGATGCCCAGGCAGCCCTGCCCTCACCATGGTCCTCAGGGGGGCCACCA AGGGGCTACGGGGTGCAGAGCAGGCTGCCTACCATGGCATTGATGCCTATTTCCAGTTGAGACAGGACCCCAGACTGCTTCCAGGGGCTGGGACCACCGAGATGGCTTTAGCAAAAAGCCTCTCAGAGGAAGGCACCAAACTGGAAGGGCCTAATGGTCCTGCCTTCCTAGCATTTGCCCAGGCGCTGCGGTCTCTTCCTGAAACCTTGGCAGAGAATGCGGGCTTAGCTGTCTCCGAGGTGATGGCAGAAATGAATGGCGCTCACCAAGCTGGGCACTTCCTAGTAGGAGTGAGAGTCGAAGGGATAATAAACGTGACCCAAGAAGAAGTGGGGGGCACCCTGCTAGCCAGAGCTCAGGGACTAGGAGCTGCAGCTGGTGTGGCCCTACAGCTCATGACTGTAGATGAGATTGTGATGGCCAAGAAAAGTCCCACACATCAGCAGGACTTGAATCCTGATCCTAAGAAGGCAAAGGAACGCCCATCTCCTGTGGAAAAGAGAGTTCTTAGAACAAACAGCCACATCCTCAATAAAATGGAGATTGCCAAGACACAATCCCCCTTAAAATGA